A genome region from Tolypothrix sp. PCC 7712 includes the following:
- a CDS encoding homogentisate phytyltransferase produces MNQYSGQKPFGVWGRWLDAFWQFSRPHTIIGTSLSVLALYLIAVAVGNSNYAFSAVLATWFACLCGNVYIVGLNQLEDIEIDKINKPHLPLASGDFSKKQGQIIVAITGVLALVIAALSGPFLFGMVAISLAIGTAYSLPPIRLKRFPFWAAFCIFSVRGTIVNLGLFLHFSWLAQKNTSIPATVWVLTVFILVFTFAIAIFKDVPDMEGDRLYNIRTLTIHLGPQAVFNLALGVLTICYVGMILVGVLRLASVNILFLVITHLVVLCVLWVRSLGVDLQEKSAIAQFYQFIWKLFFIEYLIFPIACLLA; encoded by the coding sequence ATGAATCAGTATTCTGGGCAAAAGCCTTTTGGTGTTTGGGGTCGTTGGCTTGATGCTTTTTGGCAATTTTCTCGTCCACACACAATTATTGGTACGAGTTTGAGTGTGTTGGCTTTGTATTTAATTGCTGTGGCTGTGGGAAATAGCAATTATGCTTTTTCTGCTGTTTTAGCAACTTGGTTTGCTTGTTTGTGCGGCAATGTTTATATTGTGGGGCTGAATCAACTAGAAGATATTGAGATTGATAAGATTAATAAGCCGCATTTACCACTAGCATCAGGGGATTTTTCTAAAAAACAGGGACAGATAATTGTGGCGATTACTGGTGTTTTGGCGCTAGTCATTGCTGCATTATCTGGGCCATTTCTATTTGGTATGGTGGCTATTAGTTTGGCGATTGGTACTGCTTATTCTTTACCACCAATTCGCTTGAAGCGGTTTCCGTTTTGGGCAGCTTTCTGTATTTTTTCGGTGCGGGGAACGATTGTTAATTTAGGGCTATTTTTGCACTTTAGTTGGTTAGCACAAAAGAATACATCTATTCCCGCTACAGTCTGGGTGCTAACAGTATTTATTTTGGTGTTTACATTTGCGATCGCAATTTTTAAAGATGTGCCCGATATGGAAGGCGATCGCTTGTACAATATCAGAACTTTGACTATTCACTTAGGGCCGCAAGCTGTGTTTAATCTGGCGCTAGGGGTACTCACTATCTGTTATGTGGGGATGATTTTAGTGGGTGTGTTGCGTTTAGCCTCGGTTAACATCCTGTTTTTGGTAATTACCCACCTAGTAGTGCTGTGTGTTCTGTGGGTGCGGAGTTTGGGAGTAGACTTGCAAGAAAAAAGTGCGATCGCTCAATTCTACCAATTTATCTGGAAGCTGTTTTTCATCGAATATTTGATTTTTCCGATCGCCTGTCTTTTGGCTTAA
- a CDS encoding potassium channel family protein — protein sequence MNLSALNFFRSLRKDNHQFAVIGLGRFGRSVSSTLHRLGYEVLATDIDEKRVSEALTERIVGHALQLDSTEPAALKEAGIFEFDTVIVAIGNYIQESIITTLNVKEGGVPHVVAKASSEVHQKLLKRVGADHVVFPEYEAGCALARTLTKPSILERFDLDPDNSIVELIVPDEFHAKTITELQLRNRYGLNLIAVSQDGKFIINPEPTKRLERGSAMVVIGHNKDINRLPI from the coding sequence GTGAATCTTTCAGCCTTAAATTTTTTTCGCAGTTTACGTAAAGACAATCACCAATTTGCAGTCATTGGTTTAGGTCGCTTTGGTCGCTCTGTATCCTCTACATTGCATAGATTAGGTTATGAAGTATTGGCAACAGATATTGATGAAAAGCGAGTATCTGAAGCACTCACAGAACGTATCGTTGGTCATGCATTACAGCTAGATTCTACAGAACCAGCAGCACTTAAAGAAGCCGGCATTTTTGAATTTGATACTGTCATCGTAGCCATCGGTAATTATATTCAAGAAAGTATCATCACTACCTTAAATGTCAAAGAAGGGGGCGTACCTCATGTAGTAGCCAAAGCCTCTAGCGAAGTTCACCAAAAGCTGTTAAAACGAGTGGGAGCAGATCATGTAGTATTCCCAGAATACGAAGCAGGTTGCGCCCTTGCACGTACACTTACTAAACCATCAATTCTAGAACGTTTTGACCTCGATCCAGATAACAGTATTGTCGAATTGATTGTACCCGACGAATTTCATGCCAAAACCATCACAGAGTTACAATTACGTAACCGCTACGGCTTAAATTTAATTGCAGTCAGTCAGGATGGTAAATTTATCATTAATCCAGAACCCACCAAACGTTTAGAGCGCGGTTCTGCGATGGTAGTAATTGGTCACAACAAAGATATCAATCGCTTGCCAATTTGA
- a CDS encoding beta strand repeat-containing protein, with the protein MPKTKRFIKQPSKFYRSLVATVLLANGIFQFVTPVLAEGTTAGQSISNTATATYEDPNNPGTTINATSNTVTVTVAEVAGITLAPKGVPEDQTPADPVKVGDLIIYTYEVKNVGNDPTRFRIPNLATTTGPGTVSGTLPGSTTSGELQYSTDGGTTWLNFNAAEVVTPSVPVNGTVLVRVPVTVQAGANTGDLITVTLGNTPGNAQNVERIGPNINGGDVYTVDNPDGTGAPEINGAPVNGTREASDIQEIQVGAVQKNLALATLLKTRGAYVDNDATPGTPTPADLSDDSVTYNLSVRVEGNDVTGLGITPNPLAGTTGISVDGNTSKNYILISDDIPTGTVLKAAPTAPAGWTAVYSTTAIGSTKANDGTSVLWKTFQAGGTLQGADTLASVTRVGFVKETLVAADNIPVNTTLTGFSIKLGVVGTPATLSINNIAQVFGQTPNGGLPVYDESGDQNPSNYDGPVGGMTPPAGTDLNNDGLPDSPTAVNNTVTNGVADPTTQGVDASNDNTGAGPGGEVNTFQIQAATAASVLNGPLNAPGATGPDGTTATDFTNKSSLIPANTLPGSKIDPSPVGFTNTLQNTGTGTGNITLTPITPTNPLDLPSGTTATITFGSNSAVYTYTQGSGFALTSGTAITISNVAPGTPTSYGLEVNLPTGTKLSTDTLTDYANDVEFGYPVPIQATITVGANTSTNVTIDRVYTGFLKLVKVSRILQGNGPAVGTGQDDFESTPKYTNPNTNVDIDPNPTVTDVPRNPAPGNIIEYQIRYTNISNVQAGAGNVVLNAGNVVITEDGTASPNNWAVDNDGNGIIDTSNITNPQAADSTSGTIQFFPSGNQTGSTQATDVTKYVDTANGNVIPQEQRTFTFQRRVN; encoded by the coding sequence ATGCCAAAAACTAAGAGATTTATCAAACAGCCTTCAAAGTTCTACCGTTCTTTGGTAGCAACAGTATTATTGGCTAACGGCATTTTCCAGTTTGTTACACCTGTATTAGCTGAAGGGACAACTGCTGGTCAATCAATCAGCAACACAGCAACCGCAACTTACGAAGATCCCAACAATCCAGGGACGACTATTAATGCAACCTCTAACACTGTAACTGTGACAGTTGCAGAAGTTGCAGGTATTACCTTAGCACCTAAGGGCGTACCAGAAGATCAGACTCCTGCTGATCCTGTTAAGGTCGGTGATTTAATTATCTACACATACGAAGTCAAGAACGTAGGTAACGACCCCACCAGATTCCGGATTCCTAACTTAGCAACCACAACTGGGCCTGGTACAGTTTCCGGCACACTACCTGGTAGTACCACTAGTGGCGAATTGCAATACAGTACTGATGGTGGTACAACCTGGCTCAACTTCAATGCTGCTGAAGTCGTCACACCTTCAGTTCCAGTTAACGGTACTGTATTAGTACGTGTACCAGTTACCGTCCAAGCTGGTGCAAATACAGGTGACCTGATTACAGTTACCTTAGGTAACACACCTGGTAATGCTCAGAACGTAGAACGCATAGGACCTAATATTAACGGTGGTGACGTTTACACCGTAGATAACCCAGATGGTACTGGCGCTCCTGAAATCAATGGCGCACCAGTCAATGGTACTCGTGAAGCTAGCGACATCCAAGAAATTCAAGTTGGTGCTGTTCAGAAGAATCTAGCCTTAGCAACATTATTGAAAACTCGTGGTGCTTACGTAGATAATGATGCAACCCCTGGAACACCAACACCTGCCGATCTCTCAGATGATAGTGTTACCTACAATTTGAGTGTCAGGGTAGAAGGCAATGATGTTACCGGTTTAGGTATTACTCCAAATCCGTTAGCAGGTACTACAGGTATTAGTGTAGATGGCAATACCAGCAAAAATTACATCTTAATTTCTGATGATATTCCTACAGGTACAGTCTTAAAAGCAGCGCCAACAGCGCCTGCAGGTTGGACAGCAGTTTACAGCACTACAGCTATTGGTTCAACTAAAGCTAACGATGGTACTTCAGTACTATGGAAAACCTTCCAAGCAGGCGGTACTTTACAAGGTGCTGATACTTTAGCATCTGTAACACGTGTGGGTTTTGTCAAAGAGACTTTAGTCGCTGCTGATAATATTCCTGTAAATACAACTTTGACAGGCTTCTCAATTAAATTAGGTGTTGTTGGTACACCAGCAACTTTATCTATCAACAACATCGCGCAAGTATTTGGTCAAACGCCTAATGGTGGTTTACCTGTTTATGATGAATCTGGTGACCAAAATCCCAGTAACTACGATGGGCCTGTAGGTGGTATGACACCTCCTGCTGGTACAGATCTCAATAATGATGGTCTACCTGATAGCCCAACAGCAGTGAATAATACCGTTACTAATGGTGTTGCTGACCCGACTACACAAGGTGTTGACGCAAGTAATGACAACACTGGTGCTGGCCCTGGCGGTGAAGTTAATACCTTCCAAATTCAAGCTGCTACAGCTGCATCTGTACTGAATGGGCCTTTAAATGCACCTGGCGCAACCGGGCCAGATGGTACAACTGCAACTGACTTTACCAACAAATCTTCTTTAATTCCTGCCAATACATTACCAGGTAGTAAAATTGACCCGTCACCAGTAGGTTTCACTAACACATTACAGAACACTGGTACAGGAACAGGTAACATCACGCTTACACCGATCACACCAACCAATCCTTTAGACTTACCTAGTGGTACAACAGCAACTATTACCTTTGGTAGTAATTCTGCTGTTTATACCTATACTCAAGGTTCTGGTTTCGCCCTGACTAGTGGTACAGCGATTACAATCTCCAACGTTGCACCAGGTACACCTACTAGCTATGGTTTAGAAGTTAATTTACCAACCGGTACCAAGCTGTCAACTGATACTTTGACAGATTATGCAAATGATGTAGAATTTGGTTACCCTGTACCAATTCAAGCCACTATTACTGTTGGTGCAAATACATCCACTAACGTTACTATTGACCGGGTATATACTGGCTTCCTCAAATTAGTTAAAGTTTCACGAATCTTACAAGGAAACGGGCCAGCAGTAGGTACAGGTCAGGATGACTTTGAAAGTACACCGAAGTACACAAATCCCAACACAAACGTAGATATCGATCCTAATCCCACCGTTACTGATGTACCCAGAAATCCTGCACCTGGAAATATTATTGAATATCAGATTCGATACACAAATATTTCCAATGTCCAAGCTGGTGCTGGTAATGTGGTCTTGAATGCAGGCAATGTCGTAATTACTGAAGATGGTACAGCATCTCCCAATAATTGGGCAGTAGACAATGATGGCAACGGTATCATTGATACTAGTAACATAACTAATCCACAGGCTGCAGATTCTACGAGTGGAACAATCCAATTTTTCCCATCTGGTAACCAAACTGGAAGTACTCAAGCCACAGATGTTACTAAGTATGTAGACACCGCTAACGGTAATGTTATCCCGCAAGAGCAAAGAACATTTACCTTCCAACGTCGGGTTAACTAG
- a CDS encoding methyltransferase domain-containing protein, translating into MSTTLYQQIQQFYDASSGLWEEIWGEHMHHGYYGPDGTEKKDRRQAQIDLIEELLHWAEVETAENILDVGCGIGGSSLYLAEKFHAKATGITLSPVQANRATERAQKLNLSDRSQFLVADAQEMPFADNSFDLVWSLESGEHMPNKIKFLQECYRVLKPGGKLIMVTWCHRPIDNAPLTDDERKHLHDIYRVYCLPYVISLPEYAAIANQISLKNVRTADWSKAVAPFWDFVIDSAFTPKAIWGLLTAGWTTIVGALSLGLMSRGYQSGLIRFGLLCGDK; encoded by the coding sequence ATGAGCACAACACTGTACCAACAAATTCAGCAGTTTTACGATGCATCTTCTGGTCTTTGGGAAGAGATTTGGGGCGAACATATGCATCACGGCTATTACGGGCCAGACGGTACTGAGAAAAAAGACCGTCGTCAGGCGCAAATTGATTTAATTGAGGAATTACTCCATTGGGCAGAAGTAGAAACAGCAGAGAATATTTTGGATGTAGGCTGTGGTATTGGTGGGAGTTCGCTATACCTGGCAGAAAAGTTTCATGCTAAGGCGACAGGAATAACTCTCAGTCCAGTACAGGCGAATAGGGCTACAGAACGTGCCCAAAAGTTGAATTTGAGCGATAGAAGTCAATTTTTGGTCGCAGATGCTCAAGAAATGCCTTTTGCTGACAATAGCTTTGACTTGGTTTGGTCTTTGGAAAGTGGCGAACATATGCCCAATAAAATCAAGTTTCTACAAGAGTGCTACCGAGTGCTGAAACCTGGTGGAAAGTTGATTATGGTGACTTGGTGTCATCGCCCAATTGATAATGCACCACTGACCGATGATGAACGCAAGCACTTACATGATATTTACAGAGTGTATTGTTTACCCTACGTAATTTCACTGCCAGAGTATGCTGCGATCGCTAATCAAATTTCCTTAAAAAATGTTCGCACGGCTGATTGGTCAAAAGCTGTAGCCCCGTTTTGGGATTTTGTGATTGATTCAGCATTTACACCTAAAGCAATTTGGGGTTTATTAACTGCGGGTTGGACTACGATTGTCGGGGCGCTATCTCTAGGTTTGATGAGTCGAGGCTATCAGAGTGGTTTGATTCGGTTTGGGTTATTGTGCGGGGATAAGTGA
- a CDS encoding DUF11 domain-containing protein, with translation MKHVSIAGMGAIALIATIPFVNQIPGVASIWQSGSAIAQNSKYQGQVQLRLDAEKQVIEKDQQGKQTKKWQPLKGQAVVQPGDVLRYTLSSENKNANPIKNLTLNQPIPKGMVYVLKSATVDANKEAKITYSIDDGRSFVENPTVKVTLPNGKVETQAAPATAYTHIRLKLPSVGAKSIVKASYQVQVR, from the coding sequence ATGAAGCATGTTTCTATTGCAGGTATGGGAGCGATCGCTTTAATTGCGACAATTCCCTTTGTGAACCAAATACCAGGAGTAGCAAGCATTTGGCAATCGGGAAGTGCGATCGCACAAAATAGCAAATATCAAGGTCAAGTGCAGTTGCGCCTGGATGCAGAAAAGCAAGTAATCGAAAAGGATCAGCAGGGTAAACAAACCAAAAAATGGCAACCTTTAAAAGGGCAAGCTGTAGTTCAACCAGGAGATGTACTGCGCTACACCTTGAGTAGCGAAAATAAAAACGCTAATCCAATTAAGAACCTCACTCTCAATCAACCCATTCCCAAAGGAATGGTTTATGTGCTGAAATCTGCAACTGTGGATGCTAATAAAGAAGCCAAAATTACTTACAGCATTGATGATGGACGCAGCTTTGTAGAAAATCCCACTGTTAAAGTTACTCTACCCAATGGCAAAGTAGAAACTCAAGCTGCACCAGCCACTGCTTATACTCATATCCGTTTAAAACTACCATCCGTAGGTGCAAAGTCAATAGTCAAAGCATCTTATCAAGTGCAAGTACGTTGA
- the coaE gene encoding dephospho-CoA kinase (Dephospho-CoA kinase (CoaE) performs the final step in coenzyme A biosynthesis.) yields MNKRIIGLTGGIATGKSTVANYLASAYNLPILDADIYARDAVSVGSPILSAIAQRYGSEILLPDGNLNRQKLGEIIFHLSEERHWVESLIHPYVGDRFLQEIAESSAPTIVLVIPLLFEANMTNLVTEIWVVYCSESQQMQRLIQRNHLNKEQAQARILSQMPIKEKMATADYVLNNSFSVESLLKHVDEALKANSSK; encoded by the coding sequence ATGAACAAACGGATTATTGGACTAACTGGAGGTATTGCTACAGGTAAAAGTACTGTCGCTAATTACTTAGCTAGTGCTTACAATCTACCGATATTAGATGCAGATATTTATGCTAGAGATGCGGTGTCTGTAGGTTCACCGATTCTGAGTGCGATCGCTCAACGTTATGGCTCAGAGATTTTACTACCAGATGGTAACTTAAACCGCCAAAAGTTAGGCGAAATTATTTTTCATCTTTCAGAGGAACGCCATTGGGTAGAGAGTTTGATTCATCCGTATGTAGGCGATCGCTTCCTCCAAGAAATTGCGGAATCCTCGGCACCAACAATAGTATTAGTCATACCTCTGTTGTTTGAAGCGAACATGACTAATTTAGTGACAGAAATTTGGGTAGTGTATTGTTCCGAATCACAGCAGATGCAAAGATTAATACAAAGAAATCACTTAAACAAGGAACAGGCACAAGCTAGAATACTTAGCCAAATGCCCATTAAAGAAAAAATGGCTACAGCAGATTATGTATTAAATAACTCATTTTCCGTAGAATCATTACTTAAGCACGTAGACGAGGCACTGAAAGCAAATAGCTCCAAATAG
- the cobA gene encoding uroporphyrinogen-III C-methyltransferase, with the protein MIDAMGKVYLVGAGPGDVAYLTVKAYNLLQQAQVLVYDALVDEQLLQLVPPDCLKVDVGKRGGKPSTNQAEINKLLVSYCQQGKRVIRLKSGDPFIFGRCTAEIEALKAAGCAFAVVPGISSALAAPLLTAIPLTDPVLSRCFAVLTAHEPEALDWEALSRLETLVILMGGQHLAEIVHRLIKQGRSRLTPIAIIRWAGTPNQQIWVAQLGNILEQTAGLSLSPVVIVIGEVVGLRNYLQPETISSENLTLAQTFSPSTMSGNSQLPLCGKTILVTRAVGQSSQFCDRLTAVGATVIEMPTLEIGPPSSWEALDSAIANLPQFDWLILTSTNGVDYFFDRLTAQGKDARTLANTKIAVVGEKTAQSLKQRGLQPDFIPPNFVADSLVENFPENLAGKKVLFPRVESGGREVLVKELTAKNAEVIEVAAYQSCCPSTIPQAAELALQNHSVDIITFASSKTVQFFCQLISSRFTNHLDILAEVCIASIGPQTSKTCHSLIGRVDVEAEEYTLDGLTQALINWAKNRD; encoded by the coding sequence ATGATTGATGCAATGGGTAAAGTTTACCTTGTCGGTGCTGGGCCAGGAGATGTGGCATACCTCACGGTAAAAGCTTACAATCTTTTGCAGCAAGCTCAGGTGTTGGTATACGATGCCCTGGTAGATGAGCAATTATTGCAGCTTGTACCGCCTGATTGTTTAAAGGTAGATGTCGGTAAACGTGGCGGTAAACCCAGCACCAACCAAGCTGAGATTAACAAGTTATTAGTTAGCTATTGTCAGCAAGGAAAACGAGTTATTAGACTAAAGTCAGGCGATCCGTTTATTTTTGGGCGCTGTACGGCGGAAATTGAAGCTTTGAAAGCTGCTGGCTGTGCATTTGCAGTAGTACCAGGAATTTCTTCGGCTTTAGCTGCACCTTTACTTACAGCTATTCCTCTGACAGATCCAGTTTTAAGCCGTTGCTTTGCCGTTTTGACAGCCCATGAACCAGAGGCTTTAGATTGGGAAGCACTGTCACGGCTGGAAACCTTAGTGATATTGATGGGTGGACAGCATCTTGCAGAGATTGTACATCGCCTGATTAAGCAAGGGCGATCGCGTCTGACACCAATTGCAATTATTCGTTGGGCTGGTACTCCCAACCAACAAATTTGGGTAGCCCAACTGGGTAATATTCTCGAACAGACGGCTGGCTTATCTCTTTCGCCTGTGGTGATAGTAATTGGTGAGGTGGTGGGGCTACGCAATTACTTACAACCTGAGACAATATCTTCAGAGAATTTAACTTTAGCCCAAACTTTTAGCCCTTCTACTATGTCAGGCAACTCTCAGCTCCCTCTTTGTGGTAAAACAATTTTAGTCACCCGTGCAGTTGGACAGTCAAGCCAATTTTGCGATCGCCTCACAGCTGTAGGTGCTACTGTAATTGAAATGCCTACTTTAGAAATTGGCCCCCCTTCGAGTTGGGAAGCTTTGGATAGTGCGATCGCTAATTTACCTCAATTCGACTGGTTAATTCTCACCTCTACCAATGGAGTAGACTACTTTTTTGATAGATTAACCGCACAGGGCAAAGATGCACGTACTTTAGCCAATACTAAAATTGCTGTCGTTGGCGAAAAGACTGCCCAAAGTCTCAAACAACGAGGTTTACAACCCGATTTTATTCCCCCTAATTTTGTTGCAGATTCTTTAGTAGAAAACTTCCCAGAGAATCTAGCGGGGAAAAAGGTGTTATTTCCTAGAGTGGAAAGCGGCGGTAGAGAAGTTTTAGTGAAGGAATTAACTGCTAAGAATGCAGAAGTCATAGAAGTTGCAGCATATCAGTCTTGCTGTCCTAGTACTATTCCCCAAGCTGCCGAATTAGCTCTGCAAAATCACTCAGTAGATATAATTACTTTTGCCAGTTCTAAAACTGTACAGTTTTTCTGCCAACTAATTAGTAGTAGATTTACCAATCACTTGGATATCTTAGCAGAAGTCTGTATTGCTTCCATTGGCCCCCAAACCTCCAAAACTTGTCATTCTTTAATTGGACGCGTAGATGTAGAAGCCGAAGAATATACTTTAGATGGCTTAACTCAAGCTTTAATTAATTGGGCGAAAAATAGGGATTAG
- a CDS encoding TrkH family potassium uptake protein: protein MTVARTICLGFLAVITVGTLLLMMPFSTASGNWNDPIVALFTSTSAVCVTGLSVVDPGTYFSFWGQFFILLLVQIGGLGYMTTTTFLILLIGRKFDLRDKIAIQQALDRPGMSGSNQVIRSIIATTLIFELTGVFLLIPAFVPTYGLDQGLWLAIFHSINSWNNAGFSLFKDNLIGYQTSALVVFTVSGLIIFGGIGYQVILEMYFWLRDRLQQKTQKQIFSLDFKVATSTTCILLFIGTIAFLAIEARNPQTFGGMNLPDKLLSAWFQSVTPRTAGFNTIDIGKMTTAGLFITIALMFIGASPGGTGGGIKTTTLRVLTSCTQSILQGKEEVLLYERKVAISLILKAVGVLVGSVATVILSTVLISLTDPKLDFIQILFEVVSAFATVGLSTGITATVSTAAKLVLIATMYIGRVGVLLLMSAILGDPRPTRIHYPEENLLVG, encoded by the coding sequence ATGACTGTTGCCCGAACAATTTGCTTAGGATTTTTGGCGGTCATTACTGTAGGTACTCTCCTACTGATGATGCCTTTTTCCACTGCTAGTGGTAATTGGAACGATCCAATTGTGGCGCTGTTCACCTCCACATCCGCAGTTTGTGTAACTGGTTTATCGGTAGTTGATCCTGGGACTTATTTTTCCTTTTGGGGCCAATTCTTTATTTTGCTATTGGTTCAGATTGGTGGTTTGGGCTACATGACAACCACCACCTTTCTAATTTTGCTGATTGGGCGCAAGTTTGACTTAAGAGACAAAATTGCAATTCAACAAGCTTTAGATCGACCAGGGATGAGTGGTAGTAACCAAGTCATTCGCTCTATTATTGCCACTACCTTAATTTTTGAACTCACTGGTGTCTTCTTACTAATACCAGCATTTGTCCCCACTTATGGTTTGGATCAAGGGCTATGGTTAGCAATTTTTCATAGCATTAACTCTTGGAATAATGCAGGTTTTAGCCTATTTAAAGATAACTTAATTGGCTATCAGACATCGGCTCTAGTAGTATTCACCGTTTCCGGCTTAATTATCTTTGGTGGGATTGGTTACCAGGTAATTTTGGAAATGTACTTTTGGTTACGCGATCGCCTACAACAAAAAACACAAAAACAAATTTTCTCACTAGATTTTAAAGTTGCTACCAGCACAACTTGCATACTTTTGTTTATTGGGACTATTGCATTTTTAGCTATTGAAGCCAGAAATCCCCAAACCTTTGGAGGTATGAATTTACCTGACAAATTGTTGTCAGCTTGGTTTCAATCAGTAACGCCAAGAACTGCTGGCTTTAACACCATCGATATCGGCAAGATGACCACTGCTGGTTTATTTATCACAATTGCACTGATGTTTATTGGTGCTAGCCCTGGTGGTACAGGTGGCGGTATCAAAACTACAACTTTAAGAGTTCTCACCAGTTGCACGCAATCAATTCTCCAAGGCAAAGAAGAAGTTTTATTATATGAACGTAAGGTAGCAATATCTTTAATTCTTAAAGCTGTTGGTGTGTTAGTTGGATCTGTAGCTACTGTAATTTTATCGACCGTTTTAATTTCCCTCACAGATCCCAAGTTAGATTTCATTCAAATTTTGTTTGAAGTAGTATCTGCGTTTGCAACAGTCGGGCTTTCCACAGGGATTACTGCAACTGTTTCCACCGCCGCCAAACTAGTCTTAATTGCCACAATGTATATTGGAAGAGTTGGTGTATTGCTCCTCATGTCTGCTATCCTTGGAGACCCACGTCCTACCAGAATTCACTACCCTGAAGAAAATCTATTAGTGGGATAG
- a CDS encoding tetratricopeptide repeat protein, which translates to MLNNFHTIDIFAVVLVASSIALLIYFAVKTLITSNLFQKGVNLYQQQDYQGAEAAFRQVIARNTTNDMVRLLLGDTLNQQGKIAESKEWFEDVILRSPKNPQAYLRLANVLMQQEQREAAKANLQIAQDLLRKQRQPEKAEKVAQVLEKMNAKSK; encoded by the coding sequence ATGCTCAATAATTTTCATACCATTGATATTTTTGCCGTTGTTTTAGTAGCTTCTAGCATTGCTCTACTAATTTATTTTGCTGTCAAAACTTTGATTACCTCGAATTTATTTCAAAAAGGTGTCAATCTTTATCAGCAGCAAGACTATCAAGGCGCAGAAGCTGCTTTTCGCCAGGTAATTGCTCGTAATACCACTAATGATATGGTGCGCTTGCTGTTAGGAGATACTTTAAATCAGCAAGGTAAAATTGCAGAATCAAAAGAATGGTTTGAAGACGTGATTCTTCGCAGTCCGAAAAATCCCCAAGCTTACTTGCGTCTAGCAAATGTGTTAATGCAGCAAGAACAGCGAGAAGCAGCTAAGGCTAATTTGCAAATAGCACAAGATTTATTGCGGAAACAACGTCAACCAGAAAAGGCTGAGAAAGTTGCCCAGGTTTTAGAAAAAATGAATGCTAAATCTAAGTAG
- a CDS encoding tetratricopeptide repeat protein, with the protein MLNIRTLLPAVIIGLCLTQTTAVLATDLDRSLAKWQNSYQTKAIKNKAAIASLEKAISLYIQGDLQGAETAFRKVIELEPNYAKAYIGLGNVLDDRGKSKEAIASYKTAISIDANDAEAYLNLGLTLTKLERLDEAIAEYQQAIRLAPDDAEAHYRLGNALYNQGKLAAASAHYQETIRLEPKNPAGYAALGNALYDQGKTQEAIAQYQQALKIDPQYAAAHYYLGSAFQDQGKLEEAVVEYTAAINLKPQNSFGYSLLGNALSDQGKIPEAIAQYKKALSLDPNSAFAYYNLGVSLSRQDQRDEAVANLQKARELFQSEHNQEMVERIEQLLQKINSQIN; encoded by the coding sequence ATGTTAAATATCAGAACTCTGCTGCCTGCGGTAATTATAGGCTTATGTTTGACTCAGACGACTGCTGTATTAGCAACGGATTTGGATAGGAGTTTAGCAAAATGGCAGAACTCATATCAAACAAAAGCAATTAAGAATAAAGCCGCGATCGCTAGCTTAGAAAAGGCAATTAGTCTCTATATTCAAGGAGATTTACAAGGCGCAGAAACCGCTTTTCGGAAAGTGATTGAATTAGAACCCAACTATGCTAAAGCTTATATTGGGTTAGGAAATGTTCTCGACGATCGCGGTAAAAGTAAAGAAGCGATCGCTAGTTATAAAACAGCTATTAGTATTGATGCTAACGATGCTGAAGCTTATTTAAATCTGGGTTTGACTTTGACAAAGCTTGAGCGTTTAGATGAAGCGATCGCAGAATATCAACAAGCGATTCGGCTTGCGCCTGATGATGCTGAGGCTCATTATCGGCTAGGCAATGCTCTATATAATCAAGGAAAATTGGCAGCAGCATCAGCCCATTATCAAGAAACTATTCGCTTGGAACCGAAAAACCCAGCAGGTTATGCAGCTTTAGGAAATGCTTTGTACGATCAAGGTAAAACGCAAGAAGCGATCGCCCAATATCAACAAGCGCTTAAAATCGATCCGCAATATGCAGCAGCGCACTATTATTTAGGGAGTGCTTTCCAAGATCAAGGTAAGCTGGAAGAGGCTGTGGTGGAATATACAGCAGCTATAAACCTCAAGCCGCAAAATTCTTTTGGGTATAGCCTTTTGGGAAATGCGCTGTCTGATCAAGGCAAAATTCCAGAAGCGATCGCTCAGTACAAAAAGGCGCTAAGTCTAGATCCGAACTCTGCATTCGCTTATTATAATTTGGGTGTGTCTCTCAGCAGACAAGACCAACGAGATGAAGCGGTTGCCAATCTGCAAAAAGCTAGAGAGTTATTTCAATCTGAGCATAATCAGGAGATGGTTGAGCGTATTGAGCAATTGCTGCAAAAGATTAACTCACAAATTAATTGA